Proteins co-encoded in one Chitinophagales bacterium genomic window:
- a CDS encoding OstA-like protein, translating to MNIRPLFYILWLLCSLAATSLMAQNPNQKLQSKPPKSASNTAAKPQTDTTYIEIIHADQFEQTTIKNQPVRKLTGNVQLQQKADEMILWCDSAYYYMDKEIVEAQNKVHFKQGDSLDIYSDFLFFDDNKKIARLEGNVHLKDPKSDIYSDFLFYDLKTKKAILNDNVHLKDAKSDVYADSLEYFVNTKMSYLYKDVRIEDSKVKVKADKVEYSVNTRQSVLIGNVQLNDGTMKLSADRMDYDMNSEEGTYSGNGKLLNGETTLTSQKGRYYGRKDQVIFEQDVHLVSPNYDITTSQLDYNIQTESAKFNRATTIKQKDGVIETDSGEYNAKKDQLQLFSRSTIVSDNNEITADDFFYDKKTGIGNAKGNVYWIDTARNLTINSDFANFYDKDEKVLAYNNVLLSNVVEEDTLYITADTLTTFKQIRTIAATDSTAAKSDTAQVLFAYHHVKILKSDLQGVCDSLTYSLRDSVFRMFQKPVLWVDEFQLSADTIRLTTQNNKPHTIDLLKSAFIGNRLQDNIFNQIAGRNIYGFFKDSNLELLKAEGNAESIYFGQNEKEEFLGINQATASKIWIFFEEKSINRIKFIGQSDATFTPIQRANLSEFILSGFVWYGERRPQVLGDLVVLGAAVEGEN from the coding sequence TTGAATATCAGACCTTTATTTTACATTCTTTGGCTTCTTTGCAGTTTGGCTGCAACGAGCCTAATGGCGCAAAATCCCAATCAGAAATTGCAGTCAAAGCCGCCCAAATCGGCTTCAAATACGGCTGCCAAGCCTCAAACAGATACGACTTATATCGAAATCATCCATGCCGATCAATTTGAGCAGACTACCATTAAGAATCAGCCTGTTCGGAAATTGACAGGCAATGTCCAATTGCAGCAAAAGGCAGATGAAATGATCCTTTGGTGCGATAGTGCTTACTACTATATGGACAAAGAAATTGTGGAGGCTCAAAATAAGGTGCATTTCAAACAGGGTGATTCCTTGGATATTTACTCTGATTTTTTGTTTTTTGACGACAACAAAAAAATAGCCCGTTTGGAAGGTAATGTGCATCTAAAAGACCCTAAATCTGACATTTACTCCGATTTTTTGTTTTACGACCTCAAAACGAAAAAGGCGATTCTAAACGACAATGTGCATTTGAAGGATGCAAAGAGCGATGTGTATGCCGATTCTTTGGAGTATTTTGTGAACACCAAAATGTCGTATTTGTATAAGGATGTGCGGATTGAAGACAGCAAGGTGAAGGTGAAAGCCGATAAAGTGGAGTATTCGGTCAATACCCGTCAATCGGTGTTGATAGGGAATGTACAGTTGAACGATGGCACGATGAAACTGAGCGCAGATAGGATGGACTACGATATGAACAGCGAAGAGGGAACATATAGCGGCAATGGCAAACTGCTGAATGGGGAAACAACACTGACTAGCCAAAAGGGACGGTATTATGGGCGCAAAGACCAGGTGATTTTTGAGCAAGATGTGCACCTCGTTTCCCCCAATTACGACATCACTACCAGTCAGTTGGATTACAATATCCAAACGGAATCAGCCAAATTTAACCGAGCCACGACCATCAAACAAAAGGATGGTGTGATTGAAACCGATTCGGGTGAATACAATGCCAAAAAAGACCAATTGCAACTGTTTAGCCGTTCAACGATTGTGAGCGACAACAACGAAATCACCGCAGACGATTTTTTCTACGACAAAAAAACGGGCATCGGAAATGCCAAAGGAAATGTCTATTGGATAGACACGGCTCGAAACCTAACCATCAACAGCGATTTTGCCAATTTTTATGACAAGGATGAAAAAGTATTGGCTTACAACAATGTGCTGCTTTCCAATGTGGTAGAGGAAGATACCCTCTACATCACCGCCGATACTTTGACGACTTTCAAACAAATCAGAACCATCGCTGCAACGGATTCTACGGCTGCAAAAAGCGATACGGCGCAAGTATTGTTTGCCTACCACCATGTCAAAATCCTGAAAAGCGATCTGCAAGGGGTCTGCGATTCTTTGACCTATTCGCTGCGTGATTCTGTTTTTCGGATGTTTCAAAAACCTGTGTTATGGGTAGATGAATTTCAGTTGAGCGCAGATACCATTCGCCTGACCACCCAAAACAACAAACCCCATACGATTGACCTCCTCAAATCGGCTTTTATCGGCAATCGGCTGCAAGACAACATTTTCAATCAAATTGCAGGGCGCAATATTTACGGCTTCTTCAAAGACAGCAACTTAGAACTATTGAAGGCGGAGGGCAATGCCGAAAGTATTTATTTTGGTCAGAACGAAAAAGAGGAATTTTTGGGTATCAACCAAGCGACTGCCAGCAAAATCTGGATATTTTTTGAAGAGAAAAGCATCAACCGCATCAAATTTATCGGTCAGTCGGACGCTACTTTCACCCCGATTCAACGAGCGAATTTGTCGGAGTTTATCCTTTCTGGTTTTGTGTGGTATGGTGAAAGACGGCCACAAGTATTGGGGGATTTGGTGGTATTGGGTGCGGCGGTTGAGGGTGAAAATTGA
- a CDS encoding SUMF1/EgtB/PvdO family nonheme iron enzyme gives MKQHSPFKFLDAYQKADKDIFFGREKETNDLYDALSGVKHLLVYGPSGAGKTSLIECGLRNQFSDADWFALSIRRGDNINASVFARINEVLEEKIAFNPQTRLPEDTEVSFGGLVEQLFDERFQPVYLLFDQFEELLILGSDAEKKEFFTRLNELIRYKVPCRILLIMREEFIGHLSEFEALCPSIFKHRFRLEKMRKEKVRGVIYEMLEAEEYEDFYAVQDSAALANAILDKLPDQKKEIELTHVQVFLSELWDRAKQQQTPADKLPLLQPDLVTEEDDLEGVLNSFLKKQLQALNASAYGENTALEILAAMISERHTKLQISQEAIENDLQSKKVAIPPKLSNLLQDLEKRRLIRSQKAGEQTQYEISHDLLALAVGQNLTEEMQMRQKAGEVYAVYAERQGYFSQDELDFIRPYQAYKDYPSALEGKIRESEVFLKKEQERELQAARNQSRRLRFLLGAAFLALVFAGWQYWEADKARKEAVANEQKAKAALADVDKNEMIARTNLDEAEAYILELEYEKALVKIEVAAGLRVETLDSTILKNYMEPAFWYVETHQYDKAKEILKTALEHLPNSTAKGFLQKANQEGKERQHLQASLKALDEKRYGELQNRYYPNMIKVEGGIVEMEQGQNFRVELSDFKMAETETTVFQFALYCQVAYGDKWKIDGKYAYMEGATAKDSIGLHPVAKVNWYDAVQYCNWLSEQKGNAKAYKIDKENEDPNNGNGYDEIKWIVEMDIKTKKGYRLPTEAEWEYAAKGGELMELFEYSGSNTIEEVAWYGENSESRTHPVGSKKPNGKGLYDMSGNVWEWCFDWYGDYPENTLIANYFGLKNSSTRVLRGGSWNDFSEGCRVASRYSSSPHRRHYANGFRLAYSL, from the coding sequence ATGAAACAACATTCCCCCTTCAAATTCTTAGACGCCTACCAAAAAGCCGACAAAGACATCTTTTTCGGCAGGGAAAAGGAAACCAACGATTTGTACGACGCTTTGAGTGGGGTCAAACACTTGTTGGTGTATGGCCCTTCGGGGGCGGGCAAAACGAGTTTGATAGAATGTGGTTTGCGGAACCAATTTTCGGATGCCGATTGGTTTGCGCTGAGTATTCGGCGGGGCGACAACATCAATGCTTCTGTATTTGCCCGCATCAATGAGGTTTTGGAGGAAAAAATCGCCTTCAACCCACAAACTCGACTGCCAGAAGATACAGAGGTGAGTTTTGGCGGATTGGTAGAGCAATTGTTTGACGAGCGTTTCCAGCCTGTTTATTTGCTGTTCGACCAATTCGAGGAACTGCTCATTTTGGGCAGCGATGCCGAAAAAAAGGAATTTTTCACCCGCCTCAACGAACTCATACGCTACAAAGTACCTTGCCGCATCCTGCTCATCATGCGAGAGGAATTTATTGGGCATTTGTCGGAATTTGAAGCCCTGTGTCCGAGCATTTTCAAGCACCGTTTCCGCTTGGAGAAGATGCGAAAAGAAAAGGTGAGAGGCGTGATTTACGAGATGTTGGAGGCGGAGGAATACGAAGATTTTTATGCCGTTCAAGATAGTGCTGCTTTGGCGAATGCCATACTCGACAAACTGCCCGACCAAAAAAAGGAGATAGAACTGACCCATGTTCAGGTGTTTTTGAGTGAGCTATGGGACAGAGCCAAACAACAACAAACACCTGCCGACAAACTGCCTCTTTTGCAGCCCGATTTGGTGACGGAAGAAGATGATTTGGAGGGTGTATTGAACAGTTTTTTGAAAAAACAACTGCAAGCCCTCAACGCTTCTGCTTATGGCGAAAATACGGCATTGGAGATTTTGGCGGCAATGATTTCGGAACGACACACCAAACTGCAAATCAGTCAAGAGGCGATTGAAAACGACCTGCAAAGCAAAAAGGTGGCAATTCCACCTAAACTCTCCAATCTGCTGCAAGATTTGGAAAAACGTCGGCTGATACGCTCCCAAAAAGCGGGGGAACAGACGCAATACGAAATCAGTCACGATTTGTTGGCTTTGGCGGTTGGGCAGAACCTGACGGAAGAAATGCAGATGCGCCAAAAAGCGGGGGAGGTCTATGCGGTGTATGCCGAGCGACAAGGTTATTTTAGTCAAGACGAATTGGATTTTATTCGTCCCTATCAAGCGTATAAAGATTATCCGAGTGCTTTGGAGGGGAAAATACGGGAGAGTGAGGTGTTTTTGAAGAAAGAACAAGAACGTGAACTGCAAGCAGCACGAAATCAAAGCAGAAGATTAAGATTTTTGTTGGGAGCGGCTTTCTTGGCATTGGTGTTTGCGGGGTGGCAATATTGGGAGGCAGATAAGGCGAGAAAAGAAGCAGTTGCCAATGAGCAAAAAGCAAAAGCAGCTTTGGCAGATGTGGATAAAAATGAAATGATTGCTCGAACTAATTTAGATGAAGCAGAGGCATATATTTTGGAGTTGGAGTATGAAAAGGCTTTAGTGAAAATTGAGGTGGCAGCTGGCTTGCGGGTAGAAACCTTGGATTCCACTATTTTAAAAAACTATATGGAACCTGCGTTTTGGTATGTAGAAACACATCAATATGATAAAGCAAAGGAAATTCTGAAAACTGCTTTGGAGCATCTGCCCAATTCAACAGCAAAGGGTTTTCTGCAAAAAGCAAATCAAGAAGGTAAGGAAAGGCAGCACTTACAGGCGAGCTTAAAAGCTTTGGATGAAAAAAGGTATGGCGAACTGCAAAACCGCTATTATCCAAACATGATTAAGGTAGAGGGAGGAATTGTAGAAATGGAACAAGGACAAAATTTTAGGGTGGAATTGAGTGATTTTAAAATGGCAGAAACAGAAACTACGGTGTTTCAGTTTGCTTTGTATTGTCAAGTAGCGTATGGTGATAAGTGGAAAATAGATGGAAAATATGCCTATATGGAAGGGGCTACTGCCAAAGATAGTATTGGTTTGCATCCTGTGGCGAAAGTGAATTGGTACGATGCAGTTCAGTATTGCAATTGGTTGAGTGAACAAAAAGGAAATGCCAAAGCCTATAAGATAGACAAAGAGAACGAAGACCCGAATAATGGAAATGGCTATGATGAAATAAAATGGATTGTGGAAATGGATATCAAGACTAAAAAGGGTTATCGTCTGCCAACGGAAGCGGAATGGGAATATGCAGCAAAAGGAGGAGAATTGATGGAGCTGTTTGAATATTCGGGAAGTAATACGATTGAAGAAGTCGCTTGGTATGGGGAGAATAGCGAAAGTAGGACACACCCTGTGGGAAGTAAAAAACCGAATGGAAAAGGCTTGTACGATATGAGTGGCAATGTTTGGGAATGGTGTTTTGATTGGTATGGGGATTACCCAGAAAATACTTTGATTGCAAATTACTTTGGATTAAAAAATAGCTCGACTCGCGTTTTGCGGGGCGGTAGCTGGAACGACTTTTCGGAGGGTTGTCGTGTTGCCTCTCGGTACTCCAGCTCCCCGCACCGCAGGCACTACGCCAACGGCTTCCGCCTTGCCTATAGTTTATAG
- a CDS encoding toll/interleukin-1 receptor domain-containing protein — METHNHPTQIFISYAAQDEVHKKALEKHLSALQRQGIITSFDAGKIHAGENWNESIQQHLAAADIILLLMSADALADDYLHDEQLQKALHRAEKKEVVVIPILLRSVDYKGLGVEKYAALPSNGKAVTSWDNQDEAYQHITSQIRSVVENLSDYKSGNVSAFEEIFSKEEENENPAPNEAAGSKTIHQTAEKIYNIEKIDKADFS; from the coding sequence ACACAATCACCCCACCCAGATATTTATCTCTTATGCTGCCCAAGATGAAGTCCATAAAAAAGCATTGGAGAAACATTTGTCTGCTTTGCAAAGGCAAGGCATCATTACCTCTTTTGATGCAGGAAAAATACATGCAGGCGAAAATTGGAACGAAAGTATTCAACAACATTTAGCAGCAGCCGACATCATTTTGTTGTTGATGAGTGCGGATGCCCTTGCAGATGATTACCTACACGATGAGCAACTACAAAAAGCCCTACATCGAGCCGAAAAGAAAGAGGTCGTTGTGATACCTATTCTATTGCGTTCGGTAGATTACAAAGGCTTGGGTGTAGAAAAATACGCTGCTCTGCCCTCCAATGGCAAAGCTGTCACTTCATGGGACAATCAAGATGAAGCTTACCAACACATCACTTCCCAAATCCGTAGCGTTGTCGAAAACCTAAGCGACTACAAAAGTGGCAATGTCAGTGCTTTTGAAGAAATTTTCTCCAAAGAGGAAGAAAACGAGAACCCCGCTCCCAATGAAGCAGCAGGGAGCAAAACCATTCACCAAACGGCTGAAAAGATTTACAACATCGAAAAAATTGACAAAGCCGATTTTTCGTAA